A genomic region of Paroedura picta isolate Pp20150507F chromosome 4, Ppicta_v3.0, whole genome shotgun sequence contains the following coding sequences:
- the TTLL9 gene encoding putative tubulin polyglutamylase TTLL9 isoform X2 — MAKNKNVNHKAPYGSQKLKEREGRACIRFKCALTNTILDVLRQRPGWVEVKEEGEWDFYWCDMRWLQENFDHTYMDEHVRISHFRNHYELTRKNYIVKNLKRFRKHLERDSGKLEAMKCDFFPKTFEMPSEYHLFVEEFRKNPGITWIMKPVARSQGRGIFLFRKLKDVTDWRKDGVRLDDQKDEMPVESYVAQRYIENPYLIGGRKFDLRVYVLVMSYLPLKAWLYRDGFARFSNTRFTLNTIDDQYVHLTNVAVQKTAPDYDPEKGCKWMIQQFRLYLTAKHGAETVEFLFAEMDNIFIKSLQSVQKVIISDKHCFELYGYDILIDQDLKPWLLEVNASPSLTASSPEDYELKTRLLEDTLNIVDMEGRLTGKEKRIGGFDLIWNDGPISRTDGNLDTPMNGFVANTHLGYNNDRKKQLKQLFKSIQTQQKV, encoded by the exons AACGTAAACCACAAAGCACCTTACGGCTCCCAAAAGCTGAAAGAACG AGAAGGCCGAGCTTGCATCCGATTCAAATGCGCCCTCACAAACACCATCTTAGACGTCCTTCGCCAGAGGCCAGGATGGGTGGAAGTGAAAGA ggaaggTGAGTGGGACTTCTATTGGTGTGACATGCGCTGGCTCCAGGAGAACTTCGACCACACCTACATGGATGAGCATGTTCGCATCAGTCACTTCCGCAATCACTACGAG CTGACTCGCAAGAACTATATCGTGAAGAACCTGAAGCGGTTCCGGAAACATCTGGAGCGGGACTCCGGGAAGCTGGAGGCGATGAAGTGCGACTTCTTCCCCAAGACCTTCGAGATGCCCTCGGAATACCACCTGTTTGTGGAGGAGTTTCGCAAGAACCCCGGCATCACCTGGATCATGAAGCCG GTCGCCAGGTCCCAAGGGAGAGGAATCTTCCTCTTCCGAAAGCTCAAGGACGTGACTGACTGGAGGAAG GATGGCGTCCGCCTTGACGACCAGAAAGACGAGATGCCGGTAGAGAGCTACGTCGCTCAGCGCTACATCGAGAACCCGTACCTAATCGGGG GCCGGAAATTCGACTTGCGGGTGTACGTCCTGGTGATGTCG TACCTGCCACTCAAAGCCTGGCTGTACCGGGACGGCTTCGCTCGTTTCTCCAACACGCGCTTCACCCTGAATACCATCGATGACCAAT ATGTCCACCTGACAAACGTGGCCGTGCAGAAGACAGCCCCTGACTACGACCCTGAGAAG GGCTGCAAGTGGATGATCCAGCAGTTCCGCCTCTACCTGACGGCCAAGCACGGGGCGGAGACGGTGGAGTTCCTCTTTGCCGAGATGGACAACATCTTCATCAAGAGCCTGCAGAGCGTCCAGAAGGTGATCATCAGCGACAAACACTGCTTCGAACTCTACGGCTACGACATCCTCATCGACCAGGACCTCAAGCC GTGGCTCCTGGAGGTCAACGCTTCCCCGTCCCTCACTGCCAGCAGCCCGGAGGACTACGAACTCAAGACTCGTCTTCTCGAGGACACGCTCAACATAGTGGACATGGAAGGAAG GTTGACGGGGAAGGAGAAACGCATCGGGGGCTTTGACCTCATATGGAACGATGGCCCCATCAGCAGAACAGACGGGAATCTGGACACACCAATGAACGGCTTTGTGGCAAACACACATCTAG
- the TTLL9 gene encoding putative tubulin polyglutamylase TTLL9 isoform X1, translating to MAKNKNVNHKAPYGSQKLKEREGRACIRFKCALTNTILDVLRQRPGWVEVKEEGEWDFYWCDMRWLQENFDHTYMDEHVRISHFRNHYELTRKNYIVKNLKRFRKHLERDSGKLEAMKCDFFPKTFEMPSEYHLFVEEFRKNPGITWIMKPVARSQGRGIFLFRKLKDVTDWRKVRCLLLLTSQPPLKLGGDGVRLDDQKDEMPVESYVAQRYIENPYLIGGRKFDLRVYVLVMSYLPLKAWLYRDGFARFSNTRFTLNTIDDQYVHLTNVAVQKTAPDYDPEKGCKWMIQQFRLYLTAKHGAETVEFLFAEMDNIFIKSLQSVQKVIISDKHCFELYGYDILIDQDLKPWLLEVNASPSLTASSPEDYELKTRLLEDTLNIVDMEGRLTGKEKRIGGFDLIWNDGPISRTDGNLDTPMNGFVANTHLGYNNDRKKQLKQLFKSIQTQQKV from the exons AACGTAAACCACAAAGCACCTTACGGCTCCCAAAAGCTGAAAGAACG AGAAGGCCGAGCTTGCATCCGATTCAAATGCGCCCTCACAAACACCATCTTAGACGTCCTTCGCCAGAGGCCAGGATGGGTGGAAGTGAAAGA ggaaggTGAGTGGGACTTCTATTGGTGTGACATGCGCTGGCTCCAGGAGAACTTCGACCACACCTACATGGATGAGCATGTTCGCATCAGTCACTTCCGCAATCACTACGAG CTGACTCGCAAGAACTATATCGTGAAGAACCTGAAGCGGTTCCGGAAACATCTGGAGCGGGACTCCGGGAAGCTGGAGGCGATGAAGTGCGACTTCTTCCCCAAGACCTTCGAGATGCCCTCGGAATACCACCTGTTTGTGGAGGAGTTTCGCAAGAACCCCGGCATCACCTGGATCATGAAGCCG GTCGCCAGGTCCCAAGGGAGAGGAATCTTCCTCTTCCGAAAGCTCAAGGACGTGACTGACTGGAGGAAGGTGAGGTGCCTCCTTCTGCTCACCTCTCAGCCCCCCTTAAAGCTCGGCGGG GATGGCGTCCGCCTTGACGACCAGAAAGACGAGATGCCGGTAGAGAGCTACGTCGCTCAGCGCTACATCGAGAACCCGTACCTAATCGGGG GCCGGAAATTCGACTTGCGGGTGTACGTCCTGGTGATGTCG TACCTGCCACTCAAAGCCTGGCTGTACCGGGACGGCTTCGCTCGTTTCTCCAACACGCGCTTCACCCTGAATACCATCGATGACCAAT ATGTCCACCTGACAAACGTGGCCGTGCAGAAGACAGCCCCTGACTACGACCCTGAGAAG GGCTGCAAGTGGATGATCCAGCAGTTCCGCCTCTACCTGACGGCCAAGCACGGGGCGGAGACGGTGGAGTTCCTCTTTGCCGAGATGGACAACATCTTCATCAAGAGCCTGCAGAGCGTCCAGAAGGTGATCATCAGCGACAAACACTGCTTCGAACTCTACGGCTACGACATCCTCATCGACCAGGACCTCAAGCC GTGGCTCCTGGAGGTCAACGCTTCCCCGTCCCTCACTGCCAGCAGCCCGGAGGACTACGAACTCAAGACTCGTCTTCTCGAGGACACGCTCAACATAGTGGACATGGAAGGAAG GTTGACGGGGAAGGAGAAACGCATCGGGGGCTTTGACCTCATATGGAACGATGGCCCCATCAGCAGAACAGACGGGAATCTGGACACACCAATGAACGGCTTTGTGGCAAACACACATCTAG